The following coding sequences lie in one Patescibacteria group bacterium genomic window:
- a CDS encoding type II secretion system GspH family protein produces MTKNYQNQFGGFTIIDLLVSVSIFVVITGLTLSNFSRGRQKDDLRQGSLLVVSLLQQAQVYALAGQTINGFVPAGGYGLNFDLSNPGRLIFFADLDDNGLYSFGGDSLVDTGNYNLSTNVTITNLVVRQGETSQSSNLSNFIYRPPQAARYLDGLLNGGTLEITLRHSQTGETKLITVSTASGQVNTQ; encoded by the coding sequence ATGACAAAAAATTATCAAAATCAATTTGGCGGTTTTACTATCATTGATTTATTAGTTTCAGTATCGATTTTTGTTGTGATTACTGGTTTGACTTTGAGTAATTTTAGTCGCGGACGGCAAAAGGATGATTTGCGGCAGGGCAGTTTATTGGTAGTGTCACTTTTGCAGCAAGCTCAGGTTTACGCTTTAGCTGGTCAAACCATAAACGGTTTTGTGCCCGCTGGCGGTTATGGTCTGAATTTTGATTTAAGTAATCCTGGACGGCTGATTTTTTTTGCTGATTTAGATGATAATGGCTTATATTCTTTTGGTGGTGATAGTTTAGTGGATACTGGTAATTATAATTTGTCGACTAATGTAACCATAACAAATTTAGTTGTTCGTCAAGGTGAAACCAGTCAATCTAGTAATTTGTCGAATTTTATTTATCGTCCGCCCCAAGCGGCTCGGTATTTAGATGGTTTACTAAATGGTGGAACTTTGGAAATCACCTTACGACATTCTCAAACAGGTGAAACTAAATTAATTACGGTTAGCACGGCTTCTGGACAAGTAAATACTCAATAA
- a CDS encoding prepilin peptidase, with protein MLMMLLFLIGLAIGSFINVVVIRLYKGETLLGRSRCLHCHSNLRWYHNIPVFSFLVLKGKCFFCGQPIGWQYPVVEIITATLFLAVGFMVTGQSVGYLLASLVLTFYVVVLAVFDWRHQVLPDVLTLSGAVVMLVINLWRGQSSWLNLLAGAALAAGFFALQYYISKGAWIGAGDIRLGIWLGFSLGLKAAAVALILAYWSGALIGLILLSQKKWHRKSRIPFGIFLALSTWVAWFWGNNLASWYFGYLGF; from the coding sequence ATGCTAATGATGCTGTTATTTTTAATAGGTTTAGCTATAGGCAGTTTTATAAACGTGGTAGTTATCCGTCTTTATAAAGGTGAGACTTTGTTGGGTCGATCCCGTTGTTTACATTGCCATAGCAATCTTAGGTGGTATCATAATATTCCCGTTTTTTCTTTTTTGGTTCTTAAGGGTAAATGTTTTTTTTGTGGACAACCGATTGGTTGGCAATATCCTGTAGTAGAAATCATAACGGCAACATTATTTTTGGCTGTTGGTTTTATGGTGACAGGACAATCAGTTGGCTATTTGTTAGCCAGTTTAGTTTTGACTTTTTATGTGGTAGTTTTAGCTGTGTTTGATTGGCGCCACCAGGTTTTACCTGATGTACTAACATTGAGTGGGGCAGTTGTTATGTTAGTGATTAATTTGTGGCGCGGACAATCTTCTTGGCTTAATTTGTTGGCTGGGGCCGCTTTGGCCGCTGGTTTTTTTGCTTTGCAGTATTATATTTCCAAGGGAGCTTGGATTGGAGCTGGTGATATCCGTTTAGGTATTTGGTTAGGCTTTTCTTTGGGTTTAAAAGCCGCTGCCGTGGCTCTTATTTTGGCTTATTGGTCTGGCGCTTTGATTGGTTTAATTTTACTTAGTCAAAAAAAATGGCATAGGAAAAGTCGCATTCCTTTTGGTATTTTTTTGGCTTTAAGCACTTGGGTGGCTTGGTTCTGGGGAAATAATTTAGCAAGTTGGTATTTTGGTTATTTGGGTTTTTAA
- a CDS encoding DUF2723 domain-containing protein, translating into MIKKILNLDNIYFILAWLVPLIFYWQAVAPTVQLEDSAELTTAVLTWGIPHPSGYPLYVLLARSWSSLIGLTPWAVNLFSIGCAVLALAFVYKAARWWGAGSIGSLVATWLLAGWPAFWSQTIVAEVYSLHVLLLAMIIYLAARFKQSGSSYLVYVTSLLAGLAAGNHLLIIWLWPILVVYYYKFWTMIDLAGRLRLLGVFFLASLVYLYLPWRAAQNPLLNWGQADNWFSFWHHVLRLGYNDIGWSALTGFKAGLIGSFILDLLTGFGWPILLILFLGLVVGYKTYGKTIIFLLAVVVSQILPAVFLRQYGWGLGVAFTYSVYWSGAILALAILVAVAIKALEEWLVKNNSLSKKQFQVWLAVIIILSLPVVSWYNNFWQLNYQADYWPEVYAEKLLSGLAPQAILFIWGEDYANDSLLFTIAYQKLVKRTRPDVTVVDGQIIFPFQLPNEAKDETDYWLNLWRYAYLTNRPLYGTRLPPNDIFLIGRQDSYAYRIFASLDQANQADLAVWLLPPEIWTQPRLLYYSGQDYLAHLLYGQALALWQLGRPQPAQAFLQEAIYLDNELFSKDYWRFVKQREYLNQLK; encoded by the coding sequence ATGATTAAGAAAATATTAAATTTAGACAATATTTATTTTATACTGGCTTGGTTAGTGCCTTTAATTTTTTATTGGCAGGCAGTTGCACCAACTGTTCAGTTGGAAGATTCAGCAGAATTAACCACAGCAGTTTTAACTTGGGGTATACCCCATCCTTCCGGTTATCCTTTATATGTTTTACTAGCTAGAAGTTGGTCTAGTTTAATTGGTTTAACACCTTGGGCTGTTAATCTTTTTTCTATTGGTTGTGCAGTTTTGGCTTTGGCTTTTGTTTATAAAGCAGCCCGTTGGTGGGGGGCTGGATCAATTGGTAGTTTGGTAGCTACTTGGTTGTTGGCTGGTTGGCCGGCTTTTTGGTCACAAACTATAGTAGCTGAGGTTTATAGTTTGCATGTTTTATTATTGGCCATGATTATTTATTTAGCGGCTCGTTTTAAGCAAAGTGGTTCTAGTTATTTAGTTTATGTAACTTCTCTATTAGCTGGTTTGGCTGCTGGGAATCATTTGTTGATTATTTGGCTTTGGCCTATTTTGGTGGTTTATTATTATAAATTTTGGACGATGATTGATTTGGCAGGACGTTTAAGATTACTAGGTGTCTTTTTTTTGGCTTCATTAGTCTATCTTTATTTGCCTTGGCGGGCAGCTCAAAACCCTTTATTGAATTGGGGACAAGCGGATAATTGGTTTAGTTTTTGGCACCATGTTTTACGTTTGGGTTATAATGATATCGGTTGGTCGGCCTTAACTGGTTTTAAAGCGGGTTTAATTGGCAGTTTTATTTTGGATTTATTAACTGGTTTTGGTTGGCCGATTTTATTGATTTTATTTTTAGGTTTGGTGGTTGGTTATAAAACTTACGGTAAAACTATTATTTTTTTATTAGCCGTGGTGGTCAGTCAAATTTTGCCAGCAGTTTTTTTAAGACAATATGGTTGGGGTTTAGGAGTGGCTTTTACTTATAGCGTTTATTGGAGCGGCGCGATTTTAGCTTTAGCTATTTTAGTGGCTGTGGCCATTAAGGCTTTAGAGGAGTGGTTGGTTAAAAACAATAGTTTGTCTAAAAAACAGTTCCAGGTGTGGCTGGCTGTAATTATTATTTTATCTTTACCGGTGGTTAGTTGGTATAATAATTTTTGGCAACTTAATTACCAGGCTGATTATTGGCCGGAAGTTTACGCTGAAAAATTATTAAGTGGTCTAGCCCCGCAAGCAATTTTGTTTATCTGGGGAGAAGATTATGCCAATGATAGTTTATTGTTTACGATTGCTTACCAAAAATTAGTTAAAAGAACGAGGCCGGATGTTACAGTGGTTGATGGTCAGATAATTTTTCCTTTTCAGTTGCCTAATGAGGCCAAGGATGAAACAGACTATTGGTTAAATTTATGGCGTTATGCTTATTTAACCAACCGGCCGCTTTATGGCACCAGATTACCACCTAATGATATTTTTTTAATCGGTCGGCAGGATAGCTATGCTTATCGTATTTTTGCTTCTTTGGATCAGGCAAATCAAGCTGATTTAGCTGTTTGGTTATTGCCGCCGGAAATTTGGACCCAACCTAGGTTGCTTTATTATAGTGGACAGGACTATTTGGCCCACTTACTTTATGGTCAAGCTTTAGCTTTGTGGCAATTGGGTAGGCCTCAGCCAGCCCAAGCTTTTTTACAAGAAGCTATTTATTTGGATAATGAGCTATTTTCTAAAGATTATTGGCGGTTTGTTAAACAGCGAGAGTATCTTAATCAACTTAAATGA
- a CDS encoding prepilin-type N-terminal cleavage/methylation domain-containing protein — MLNQNRKGFTLIELLVVIAIIGILSTLAVVGLNVARQKSRDAKRVADIKQMQTALELYYGDQNGYPSVGTATALGSGSMLSLINTGFASSTTGATNIYMGQIPSNPTPGGASYLYCSTTSAAPTTCAASTESYQITFSLEGVTGGLASGAHTASPTGMK; from the coding sequence ATGTTAAACCAAAACAGAAAAGGTTTTACTTTAATTGAATTATTGGTAGTTATTGCCATTATCGGTATTTTGTCCACCTTGGCAGTGGTTGGTCTTAATGTGGCTCGTCAAAAGTCACGTGACGCTAAGAGAGTGGCCGATATTAAACAAATGCAAACAGCTTTGGAGCTCTATTATGGCGATCAGAACGGTTATCCTTCGGTAGGTACAGCCACAGCTTTAGGTTCAGGTAGTATGCTTTCTTTGATTAATACAGGTTTTGCTTCTAGCACGACAGGTGCAACCAATATTTATATGGGTCAGATCCCATCTAATCCGACCCCAGGTGGAGCTTCTTACCTTTATTGTAGTACTACTTCAGCGGCACCAACCACTTGTGCGGCCAGCACGGAAAGTTATCAGATTACTTTCTCTTTGGAAGGTGTAACTGGTGGCTTAGCCTCTGGTGCTCATACAGCTTCACCGACTGGTATGAAATAA
- a CDS encoding type II secretion system F family protein, whose protein sequence is MPLYEYRAKNLKGNLISGTVEAADETNALEILADRHFTPFYLQEKSSHHWLDIGFKFFNKIKTKDLVIFSRQLAVMAAATVPLVESLHILVKQTENEALRIVVSDVADEVEGGSKLSAALGKYPNTFSDFYINMVKSGETSGRLDDTLNYLADEAEKNYDLMSKIKGAMTYPAFIIVGLVIVGFVMMVFVVPKLTSILQESQTALPFSTRLLIGSSSFLQNRWWLLLIIIAILVVIFRFLTQTGSGRMIWHRFQLRLPVVGQLFKKIYLVRFTRSLGTLLQGGVPLTRSLNVVADVVGNEVFKDMIKATIKEVEEGNSVSTIFLQSNVVPAMVSQMMVVGEKTGRLEEILGRLSDFYGREVENQVTNLVTLVEPLIMIILGLAVGVMVSAIILPLYNLAGSF, encoded by the coding sequence ATGCCACTTTACGAATATAGAGCTAAAAATTTAAAAGGTAATTTGATAAGCGGTACAGTAGAAGCGGCTGATGAAACCAATGCTTTGGAAATATTAGCCGATCGCCATTTTACGCCTTTTTATTTGCAAGAAAAGTCCAGCCATCATTGGTTGGATATAGGTTTTAAATTTTTTAATAAAATTAAAACTAAAGATTTGGTAATTTTTTCTCGCCAATTAGCAGTTATGGCCGCTGCTACCGTACCTTTGGTGGAAAGTTTACATATTCTTGTTAAACAAACGGAAAATGAGGCCTTACGTATTGTGGTTTCCGATGTAGCTGATGAAGTGGAAGGTGGTTCTAAATTGTCGGCTGCTTTAGGTAAATATCCTAATACTTTTAGTGATTTTTACATTAATATGGTTAAATCGGGTGAAACGAGTGGTCGCTTGGATGATACTTTAAATTATTTAGCCGATGAAGCAGAAAAAAATTATGATTTGATGAGTAAAATAAAAGGAGCCATGACTTATCCGGCTTTTATAATAGTTGGTTTGGTAATAGTCGGTTTTGTTATGATGGTATTTGTAGTACCAAAATTAACCAGTATTTTACAAGAATCACAGACGGCTTTACCTTTTTCTACTCGGTTACTTATCGGCAGTAGTAGTTTTTTACAAAACCGTTGGTGGTTACTTTTAATAATCATTGCTATTTTAGTGGTTATTTTCCGATTTTTAACGCAAACTGGTTCTGGGCGCATGATTTGGCATCGTTTTCAGCTACGTTTACCAGTAGTTGGCCAATTATTTAAAAAGATTTATTTGGTTAGATTTACCAGATCTTTAGGGACTTTGTTGCAAGGAGGAGTGCCCCTAACTCGCAGTCTTAATGTGGTAGCCGATGTCGTGGGTAATGAGGTTTTTAAAGACATGATTAAAGCTACCATTAAAGAAGTAGAAGAGGGAAATTCAGTATCAACCATATTCTTACAATCTAATGTTGTACCAGCTATGGTTTCGCAAATGATGGTGGTAGGTGAAAAAACCGGACGTTTGGAAGAAATTTTAGGTCGTTTGTCAGATTTTTACGGTCGAGAGGTGGAAAACCAAGTGACTAATTTAGTAACTTTGGTTGAACCGTTAATAATGATTATTTTGGGTTTGGCTGTCGGTGTAATGGTGTCGGCTATAATATTACCCCTTTATAATTTAGCCGGTAGTTTTTAA
- the tadA gene encoding Flp pilus assembly complex ATPase component TadA: MSASEVALFQQLISNLVSQGASDLYLRAASSPIIRLDGELKTLSDQPVVTADYLEVIVSFLLTEDQRTKFTNERQLTFGYTFANRIRLRLSLFYQKNLPELTIRFIPVKIKNIKELGLPVILEKIIKTDSGLIIISGPYASGRSATQAALIQEINNQTARHVITIEDPIEYLFVGNKSVIDQRELGNDVRSWDEALDTLPQEDCDVVFLSKVPQAKIAAKAITLAAAGKLVVIVSESDSTIKALEHLVASFLPDEQVGMRQQLGEVLLGVLSQQLVARVGGGRIAVTELLIGSPAVRSIIKEGKLYQLNNILQVSRDEGMVSFDYNLAELVKTGEIMEEEALAYSHDKELFSSFLRRS, encoded by the coding sequence ATGTCTGCTTCAGAAGTAGCTTTATTTCAACAATTAATAAGTAATTTAGTTAGTCAGGGGGCGTCAGATTTATATTTACGGGCGGCCAGTTCTCCTATAATTAGATTAGATGGAGAATTAAAAACTTTGTCTGATCAGCCGGTGGTTACCGCTGATTATTTGGAGGTGATTGTGTCTTTTTTGTTGACAGAAGATCAACGGACTAAATTTACCAACGAACGGCAGTTAACATTTGGTTATACTTTTGCTAATCGTATTCGACTTAGGTTGAGTTTATTTTATCAAAAGAATTTACCGGAATTAACCATTAGGTTTATTCCGGTAAAAATAAAAAATATAAAAGAATTAGGTTTGCCGGTAATTTTAGAAAAAATAATTAAAACCGATAGCGGTTTAATTATTATTAGTGGACCGTACGCTTCGGGTCGGTCGGCTACTCAAGCTGCTTTAATTCAGGAAATAAACAACCAAACAGCTCGGCATGTTATAACTATCGAGGATCCTATAGAATATTTATTCGTGGGTAATAAAAGTGTAATAGATCAACGTGAATTAGGTAATGATGTTAGAAGTTGGGATGAAGCTCTTGATACCTTACCCCAGGAGGATTGCGATGTAGTTTTTTTGTCAAAAGTACCTCAAGCTAAAATTGCCGCCAAAGCTATAACTTTAGCAGCGGCTGGTAAATTAGTGGTAATCGTCAGCGAGTCTGATTCTACTATTAAAGCTTTAGAGCATTTAGTAGCTTCTTTTTTGCCTGATGAACAAGTAGGGATGCGTCAGCAATTGGGTGAAGTTTTGCTTGGAGTTTTGTCTCAGCAATTGGTGGCTCGAGTAGGGGGTGGTCGAATTGCGGTTACGGAATTGTTGATTGGTAGTCCAGCAGTTAGATCCATTATTAAAGAGGGTAAATTATACCAATTGAATAATATTTTGCAGGTGTCGCGCGATGAAGGTATGGTATCATTTGATTATAATTTGGCGGAATTGGTTAAAACGGGTGAAATAATGGAAGAAGAAGCTTTGGCTTATAGTCATGATAAAGAATTATTTAGTTCATTTTTACGTCGTTCATAA
- a CDS encoding type II secretion system GspH family protein: MFSKKFFFKKNSYSAGFTFIELLVVISIIVLLSTVAMVAVDKTRRQTIDVQRLVDMKKIEAALELYYDKNRHYPDTNGNGCGGWNVGNKTLSFMQGSLPNVLEDPPEDPLKTGTCYGYRYYRYVPDNPTVGIEGCPAGKSFYVLGITDLEASQGSHFNSPGWSCPDRNWQNEMEWVTGKFEN, from the coding sequence ATGTTTTCAAAAAAGTTCTTTTTTAAAAAAAATAGTTATTCAGCTGGCTTTACTTTTATTGAATTATTGGTTGTTATATCAATTATAGTTTTATTATCAACTGTGGCTATGGTGGCGGTTGATAAAACTAGACGTCAGACCATAGATGTCCAACGCTTAGTTGATATGAAGAAGATAGAGGCTGCTTTGGAGCTATATTATGATAAAAATAGGCACTATCCAGATACTAATGGCAATGGTTGTGGTGGTTGGAATGTGGGTAATAAGACTTTATCTTTTATGCAGGGCAGTTTACCTAATGTTTTGGAAGATCCACCGGAAGATCCTTTGAAGACTGGTACTTGTTATGGTTATCGTTATTATCGTTATGTGCCGGATAATCCGACAGTAGGTATTGAAGGTTGCCCAGCTGGAAAATCTTTTTATGTTTTAGGTATAACGGATTTGGAAGCCAGCCAAGGTTCGCATTTTAACAGTCCAGGTTGGAGTTGCCCTGATCGAAATTGGCAAAATGAGATGGAGTGGGTAACAGGCAAGTTTGAGAATTAG
- a CDS encoding response regulator, with translation MVNDRWIIIIEDDIFLSRLYQNKFSQDGWSVAVVDGLNGLKKIKQQKPTVILLDLDLIKEDGWQVLQSLKEEPINQDIPVVVLTNLSNRADVKKAKELGAVEFLIKAHFLPSEVVAVVNRQIKLK, from the coding sequence ATGGTTAATGATCGTTGGATAATTATAATAGAAGATGATATTTTTTTGAGCCGGCTTTATCAAAACAAATTTAGTCAAGACGGTTGGTCGGTGGCGGTGGTTGACGGATTGAATGGTTTAAAAAAAATAAAACAACAAAAACCGACTGTAATATTGCTGGATTTAGATTTGATTAAAGAAGATGGTTGGCAGGTTTTACAGTCTTTAAAAGAAGAGCCGATTAATCAAGATATACCAGTTGTTGTTTTAACTAATTTAAGTAATCGAGCTGATGTTAAAAAAGCCAAAGAGTTAGGAGCAGTTGAATTTTTAATTAAGGCTCACTTTTTGCCTTCCGAGGTGGTGGCAGTTGTTAATCGGCAAATAAAGCTTAAGTAG